From Ramlibacter tataouinensis, the proteins below share one genomic window:
- a CDS encoding beta-glucosidase, with protein sequence MQTRVGRTAASLEDSLHHRNVADSRDSDSRAADTEARMSDDERFQLLRSELAIPWPGLPPPPAHWKISSGRVPGIPRLDIPDLAETDASLGIINPFGLREGDVATALPAGQALAATFNANLAHDSGVMLGAEARAKGFNVLLGGGLNLARDFYCGRNFEYLGEDPLLAGVLAGESVRGTQSQGVIATVKHYSLNVQETLRDTLDARIEDSAHRESDLLAFQIAIERGQPGAVMGAYNRINGEHASSNAHLLTTVLKQDWGYPGWVMSDRGAVHSVESFNCGLDQQSGAALDRQVWFDGPLREEVAAGRVSRARLSDAVRRILRSVYAAGADRPLKESAIDYAAHAQMAREIAAQGMVLLKNDGVLPLADAGAGPVLVVGGQAHLGVLAGYGSSMVTPVCGVAASIPVGAPSGFGVSSRQVYFASSPLEALRNALPYRQFSYDSGYFPQTTAARAAHASLVIVFATQWQGESMDADSLTLPQGQDALIAAITQANPNTLVVLQTGNPVRMPWLKQVRAVLQAWYPGQEGGAAIADVLSGRVNPSGRLPITFPLAESQAPRARAPGLGAPDGKSLTVNYFEGSDVGYRWYAKHGLRPLFAFGHGLSYTHFKHLGLKLAIEGSTLVARFEVENIGERLGADVPQLYLVEAAGQPVRRLVGFERVELQPGERRAVQMTIDARLLARWEGEGWSQHAGRYRCALGRSALRIGRRVGIVLPQRTLPPSRP encoded by the coding sequence ATGCAGACGCGCGTTGGACGAACGGCAGCATCGCTCGAGGATTCCCTGCACCACCGCAACGTGGCCGACTCCCGCGACTCCGACAGCCGCGCCGCCGACACTGAGGCGCGGATGAGTGATGACGAGCGCTTCCAACTGCTGCGCAGCGAGCTCGCGATTCCCTGGCCAGGGCTGCCACCGCCACCAGCGCACTGGAAGATTTCGTCCGGCCGCGTGCCCGGCATCCCGCGGCTGGACATTCCTGACCTTGCCGAAACGGACGCCAGCCTCGGCATCATCAATCCGTTCGGCCTGCGCGAAGGTGACGTGGCCACCGCGCTGCCGGCCGGGCAGGCGCTGGCCGCGACCTTCAATGCCAACCTTGCGCACGACAGCGGCGTCATGCTTGGCGCCGAGGCCCGCGCCAAGGGCTTCAACGTGCTGCTCGGCGGTGGTCTCAACCTCGCGCGGGACTTCTATTGCGGGCGCAACTTCGAGTATCTGGGCGAGGACCCGCTGCTGGCCGGCGTGCTGGCCGGCGAGTCGGTGCGCGGCACGCAAAGCCAGGGCGTCATCGCCACCGTCAAGCACTACTCGCTGAACGTGCAGGAGACGCTGCGAGACACGCTGGATGCGCGCATCGAGGACAGCGCGCACCGCGAATCGGACCTGCTGGCATTCCAGATTGCGATCGAGCGCGGGCAGCCGGGGGCCGTGATGGGCGCGTACAACCGCATCAACGGCGAGCACGCCAGCAGCAATGCGCACCTGTTGACCACCGTGCTCAAGCAGGACTGGGGATACCCGGGCTGGGTGATGTCCGATCGGGGCGCGGTACACAGCGTCGAAAGCTTCAACTGCGGGTTGGACCAGCAAAGCGGCGCCGCGCTCGACCGGCAGGTCTGGTTCGACGGGCCGCTGCGCGAGGAGGTCGCGGCGGGGCGCGTGAGCCGCGCGCGGCTGTCCGACGCCGTGCGCCGCATCCTGCGCTCGGTCTACGCCGCAGGCGCGGACCGGCCGCTCAAAGAGAGTGCGATCGACTACGCAGCGCATGCTCAGATGGCCCGCGAGATCGCGGCTCAGGGCATGGTACTGCTGAAGAACGACGGCGTGCTGCCGCTGGCCGATGCCGGCGCCGGACCGGTCTTGGTCGTGGGCGGCCAGGCGCACCTTGGCGTCTTGGCAGGGTACGGCTCCAGCATGGTCACGCCGGTGTGCGGGGTCGCGGCCAGCATCCCGGTGGGCGCGCCGAGCGGCTTTGGCGTGAGCAGCCGGCAGGTCTACTTCGCTTCGTCGCCACTGGAGGCGCTGCGCAACGCGCTGCCGTACAGGCAATTCAGCTATGACAGCGGCTACTTCCCGCAGACCACGGCCGCGCGGGCGGCGCACGCATCGCTGGTCATCGTGTTCGCCACCCAATGGCAAGGCGAAAGTATGGACGCGGACAGCCTGACGCTGCCGCAGGGCCAGGACGCGTTGATCGCGGCGATCACACAGGCCAATCCGAACACCCTCGTCGTGCTGCAAACCGGCAATCCGGTGCGCATGCCATGGCTGAAGCAGGTGCGCGCCGTGCTGCAGGCATGGTACCCGGGGCAAGAGGGCGGGGCAGCCATCGCCGACGTGCTCAGCGGCCGCGTGAACCCCAGCGGGCGGCTGCCGATCACCTTTCCGCTGGCTGAATCGCAGGCACCGCGCGCGCGTGCCCCTGGCTTGGGTGCGCCCGACGGCAAGTCGCTCACCGTCAACTATTTCGAAGGCTCTGACGTCGGCTACCGCTGGTACGCAAAGCACGGCTTGCGGCCGCTCTTTGCGTTCGGCCATGGCTTGTCGTACACGCACTTCAAACATCTCGGCCTGAAGCTGGCAATCGAGGGCAGCACGCTGGTCGCCCGGTTCGAAGTCGAGAACATCGGCGAGCGCCTCGGCGCCGATGTGCCGCAGCTTTACCTCGTCGAAGCTGCAGGCCAGCCCGTGCGACGCTTGGTCGGCTTCGAGCGAGTCGAGCTGCAGCCTGGTGAGCGCCGTGCTGTGCAAATGACAATCGACGCCCGTCTGCTCGCACGGTGGGAAGGCGAGGGTTGGTCGCAGCATGCCGGCCGCTATCGCTGCGCCCTGGGCCGCTCGGCGCTGAGGATCGGGCGCCGTGTTGGCATCGTGCTGCCGCAGCGCACGCTCCCCCCATCAAGGCCCTAG
- a CDS encoding carbonic anhydrase — protein MKELKLISPYRPALGALPPEKRETDRIKSARRTRMLFLFTAVAMGPVFAQHWGYAGEAGPQNWAKLDAKNAMCALGRNQSPIDLGGFVEADLKPLKLDYKAGMAAIVNNGHTVQIEYAPGSTIRLGARSFELQQVHFHAPSENTIAGKHFPLEAHLVHADKEGNQAVVAVLFREGAANAMLAKLWEKMPAKAGEKEELTARFSATQLLPDNRDYYRFNGSLTTPPCSEGVSWLVMKNHPTVSKAQVEQFSKALGFANNRPVQPVHAREVLK, from the coding sequence ATGAAGGAATTGAAACTGATCTCTCCGTACCGACCCGCCCTCGGAGCACTTCCACCCGAGAAACGGGAGACCGACAGGATCAAGTCAGCGCGTCGAACACGCATGTTGTTCTTGTTCACTGCCGTTGCCATGGGACCGGTCTTCGCGCAGCACTGGGGCTATGCCGGTGAAGCCGGCCCGCAGAACTGGGCCAAGCTTGACGCAAAGAACGCAATGTGCGCGCTCGGCCGCAACCAGTCGCCGATCGATCTCGGCGGGTTCGTTGAGGCCGATCTCAAGCCGCTGAAGCTCGACTACAAGGCCGGCATGGCCGCCATCGTGAACAACGGCCACACGGTGCAGATCGAGTACGCGCCCGGCAGCACGATCAGACTCGGTGCACGCAGCTTCGAGCTGCAGCAGGTCCATTTCCACGCGCCGAGCGAGAACACAATCGCCGGCAAGCACTTCCCGCTCGAAGCGCACCTCGTGCATGCTGACAAGGAGGGAAACCAGGCAGTCGTCGCTGTCCTGTTCCGCGAGGGCGCTGCAAATGCGATGCTGGCGAAGCTGTGGGAGAAGATGCCCGCGAAGGCCGGTGAGAAGGAGGAATTGACCGCGCGTTTCAGCGCGACGCAGTTGCTGCCGGACAACCGCGACTACTACCGCTTCAACGGCTCGCTCACCACGCCGCCTTGTTCCGAGGGCGTCTCGTGGCTGGTGATGAAGAACCATCCGACGGTCTCGAAGGCGCAGGTCGAACAATTCTCGAAGGCGCTTGGGTTCGCGAACAACCGGCCGGTCCAGCCCGTCCATGCGCGCGAGGTCCTGAAGTAG
- a CDS encoding DMT family transporter has product MVEPWRDLPALRGGFLAVLAATLFGVSTPLVQRAGAGVGPFITAALLYAGAALLSGVLRQPAKREAKVRRGDLPRLLAMAAFGAVIGPVALAWGLQNTSATSASLILALEALFTALLARWLYHESMDRRVWTAMLLLMAGGMILIIDRGAAGKGQLLGVAAVLLATAAWGIDNTLSRGLAERNPAQVVLLKSCIGAPVALLLALVWGESVPSLGQILGLLAIGATGYGLSLRMYLLAQRAFGAARTGSVFAFAPFIGAALAIGLGERSLSWGMGAGALLMLLGVVVHLFERHEHDHVHEPLQHEHAHRHGDGHHDHVHDPMPEVEHSHLHQHEPGRHSHPHVPDVHHTHRH; this is encoded by the coding sequence ATTGTCGAACCCTGGCGCGACTTGCCGGCACTACGCGGCGGCTTCCTGGCAGTGCTAGCTGCGACGCTGTTCGGTGTCAGCACCCCGCTGGTGCAGCGCGCCGGCGCCGGCGTAGGGCCATTCATCACGGCAGCCTTGCTGTACGCGGGCGCCGCGTTGCTCAGTGGAGTGCTTCGGCAGCCCGCCAAGCGTGAAGCCAAGGTGCGACGCGGCGACCTGCCGCGCTTACTGGCGATGGCCGCCTTCGGCGCCGTCATCGGCCCGGTTGCCCTGGCTTGGGGTTTGCAGAACACCAGCGCCACCAGTGCCTCGTTGATCTTGGCGTTGGAAGCCCTGTTCACCGCCCTCCTTGCACGATGGCTTTACCACGAGTCCATGGACCGCCGAGTCTGGACGGCCATGCTGCTACTCATGGCGGGGGGAATGATCCTGATCATCGACCGTGGCGCTGCCGGGAAAGGTCAACTGCTCGGCGTCGCGGCCGTGCTGCTCGCCACCGCTGCATGGGGCATCGACAACACCTTGTCACGCGGGCTCGCCGAACGCAATCCGGCGCAGGTCGTCTTGTTGAAGTCATGCATCGGCGCTCCGGTGGCGCTGCTGCTGGCGCTTGTCTGGGGTGAGTCCGTGCCGAGCCTGGGACAGATCCTGGGCCTGCTCGCGATTGGCGCGACCGGCTATGGCCTCAGCCTGCGAATGTATCTTCTGGCGCAACGGGCCTTCGGCGCCGCACGCACAGGTTCTGTCTTTGCCTTCGCTCCCTTCATCGGGGCAGCGCTGGCCATCGGTCTGGGCGAGCGCAGTCTGAGCTGGGGGATGGGCGCGGGTGCACTGCTGATGCTGCTTGGCGTGGTCGTGCACCTTTTTGAACGACACGAACACGATCATGTGCACGAACCACTGCAGCATGAACATGCTCACCGGCATGGCGACGGGCACCACGATCACGTCCATGATCCTATGCCCGAAGTCGAACACAGCCATCTGCACCAGCACGAGCCGGGCCGGCACAGCCACCCCCATGTACCGGACGTGCATCACACACACAGGCACTAG
- a CDS encoding patatin-like phospholipase family protein: MNRRVCSWAVGVFVALLLTACASRPITQPLKTYDPAYGYRIGNLQLLRGDPTFGLVIAMSGGGTRAAALSYGVLEELRRTSVPGPQGPHPLLNEVKVITGVSGGSFTALAYALHGDRLFDEFESRFLKRNVQGHLLSQVLNPVNWTKICCSSYSRTELAADFYDEILFQGATYADLMAKRDAPLVSVSATEISTGARFTFNQNTFDVICADLASVRLARAAASSSAVPVVFEPITLDNYAGTCGSDLDKRVREMIGTGVSRSVFDRAERRRAELAALTDATKFRYLHVVDGGVADNLGLRTLLEGLEIAIASQRFREITGFDGMNRFAVIVVNSLSNPETDWGSRESAPGILSQLLKSGGISIDRYSYDQISLLHDNVRILQERGTHPIDFFQIEVGFAGIHDPHERRYFMDLPTSFSLSGEQVDKLREIGGRLLRESPEFQRLLKSLSAVPSGVAQ; this comes from the coding sequence ATGAACCGGCGCGTTTGCAGTTGGGCAGTTGGGGTTTTCGTCGCGTTGCTGCTGACAGCGTGCGCATCACGTCCGATCACGCAGCCGCTGAAGACCTACGATCCGGCTTACGGCTACAGGATCGGCAATTTGCAGTTGCTGAGAGGCGACCCGACGTTTGGGTTGGTGATCGCGATGTCCGGCGGCGGCACTCGCGCTGCCGCGCTCTCATACGGCGTGCTCGAAGAGCTGCGCCGAACCAGTGTCCCAGGCCCGCAAGGTCCGCACCCGCTTCTGAACGAGGTGAAGGTGATCACAGGAGTGTCGGGGGGCAGTTTCACCGCGCTCGCATACGCACTGCATGGGGATCGGCTGTTCGATGAGTTTGAGTCGCGCTTCCTCAAGCGCAACGTTCAGGGCCATCTTCTGTCGCAGGTACTGAACCCGGTTAACTGGACAAAGATTTGTTGCAGCAGCTATAGCCGTACGGAGCTTGCCGCCGACTTCTATGACGAGATCCTTTTTCAAGGTGCGACGTATGCGGACCTCATGGCAAAGAGGGATGCGCCTCTTGTTTCCGTGTCGGCCACGGAGATTTCAACTGGCGCTCGCTTCACCTTCAATCAGAACACCTTCGATGTGATTTGCGCAGACCTTGCGAGCGTCCGCCTCGCGCGCGCCGCGGCGTCTTCCTCTGCGGTTCCTGTCGTCTTTGAGCCGATCACGCTGGATAACTATGCCGGGACATGTGGATCTGACTTGGACAAGAGGGTTCGAGAGATGATCGGAACAGGCGTGAGCCGCTCGGTGTTTGATCGCGCCGAACGTCGTCGTGCGGAACTGGCTGCACTGACCGACGCAACCAAGTTCAGGTATTTGCATGTCGTCGACGGCGGGGTCGCGGACAACCTCGGACTTCGCACACTGCTTGAAGGACTCGAGATCGCAATTGCAAGCCAGCGGTTTCGCGAGATCACTGGCTTCGACGGCATGAACCGCTTCGCGGTCATTGTCGTCAACTCGCTATCCAATCCGGAGACGGACTGGGGTTCGCGCGAATCCGCCCCTGGCATCTTGTCGCAGCTTCTCAAGTCAGGTGGTATCTCGATTGACCGCTACTCCTACGATCAGATCTCACTGCTGCATGACAATGTGCGAATTCTTCAGGAGCGGGGGACCCACCCCATTGATTTTTTTCAGATCGAGGTTGGTTTTGCCGGCATCCATGACCCTCATGAGCGGCGGTACTTCATGGACCTCCCGACCAGCTTCTCACTGTCAGGTGAACAGGTGGACAAGCTCCGGGAGATAGGCGGAAGGTTGCTGCGTGAATCGCCGGAATTTCAGCGTCTCTTGAAGAGCCTCTCCGCCGTTCCCAGTGGCGTGGCCCAGTAG
- a CDS encoding urea transporter produces the protein MVWRTALVVLRGVGQVMFQGHAGTGVLFLAGIALASPLMLAGAVIGAVIGTVVAKVARYDEGEFDQGIYGFNPVLVGIGTLFYLQPRPLTWILLVAGCVVSTVLTHLARRHLSFPTYTAPFIVVTWAVIIIAHAAAGTGIDVKPAPAPETPAGFLTAVLAGPAEVMFGATVLTGLLFLIGVAISDWRHAALALIGSLVGTALAVYHNNPVGTISLGLYGYNASLAAMAVYLWRKSLLIPLLAAAISIPLTEFFPSQLGIPPLTAPFVAAAWIVILIGQLEAVFIKEPATP, from the coding sequence ATGGTCTGGCGGACTGCCCTCGTCGTGTTGCGCGGTGTGGGACAGGTGATGTTCCAGGGTCACGCGGGCACGGGAGTGCTCTTTCTCGCAGGTATCGCCCTGGCCTCACCGCTGATGCTCGCCGGAGCGGTCATTGGTGCGGTCATCGGCACCGTTGTCGCTAAGGTCGCGCGATACGACGAGGGGGAGTTCGACCAGGGAATTTACGGCTTCAACCCCGTTCTCGTCGGTATCGGCACCTTGTTCTATCTTCAGCCGAGGCCCTTGACCTGGATTCTTCTGGTCGCAGGATGTGTCGTGTCCACGGTACTCACGCATCTGGCACGTCGCCACCTGAGTTTTCCGACCTATACGGCGCCGTTCATCGTTGTCACCTGGGCTGTCATCATCATCGCGCATGCTGCGGCCGGCACCGGAATCGACGTGAAGCCGGCCCCCGCGCCGGAAACGCCGGCAGGGTTCCTGACCGCCGTCCTGGCTGGACCCGCGGAAGTCATGTTTGGCGCGACGGTTCTGACCGGACTGCTCTTTCTGATCGGGGTCGCAATCTCCGACTGGAGGCACGCTGCGTTGGCCTTGATCGGGTCGCTGGTCGGGACGGCGCTAGCGGTCTATCACAACAACCCGGTCGGCACGATCTCACTCGGCCTCTATGGATACAACGCCTCGCTGGCTGCCATGGCCGTGTACCTCTGGCGCAAGTCACTGCTGATCCCTCTGTTGGCCGCGGCAATATCGATTCCACTGACTGAGTTTTTTCCGAGCCAGCTTGGAATTCCGCCGCTCACGGCCCCGTTTGTCGCGGCCGCCTGGATCGTCATATTGATTGGGCAACTGGAGGCCGTCTTCATCAAGGAGCCGGCAACGCCATAG
- a CDS encoding urease subunit gamma — MHLTPREMEKLLIYQLADIAQRRKARGLKLNHPETVSIICATALEGAREGKTVEEVMKEAASVLTRGDVMEGVAEMIPFVQLEAVFTDGSRLVTVHDPIR; from the coding sequence ATGCATCTGACACCGCGTGAAATGGAGAAGTTGTTGATTTATCAACTTGCCGACATCGCACAAAGGCGTAAAGCCCGGGGGCTCAAGCTGAATCATCCGGAGACGGTCTCGATCATTTGTGCGACCGCCCTCGAGGGCGCGCGCGAAGGCAAGACGGTCGAAGAGGTCATGAAGGAGGCCGCGTCCGTGTTGACTCGCGGCGACGTCATGGAAGGAGTCGCCGAGATGATCCCGTTCGTCCAGTTGGAGGCAGTCTTTACCGACGGCAGTCGTTTGGTGACGGTCCATGACCCCATCAGGTGA